From one Rhodoferax sp. PAMC 29310 genomic stretch:
- a CDS encoding calcium/sodium antiporter produces the protein MRPNAVEGCGDPQNLLQAANLTPPGIFAKFGGILSLQSMGWCARNWEIKRMEIWVSVGLGLVLLLVGGELLVRGAVASATSLGVSPLLIGLTLVGFGTSTPELVTSVTAALNGSPGIAVGNVVGSNIANILFILGLSAVIYPMAVNPKGFRRDAMMLSAAALACLGVVLAGRMGMLVGVAFLASLLAYVVFVYLQEKRAPDEAALVAEHRAQDARGGPRQLALSLAMAVGGIAITIFGARFLVDGSIAMAKGLGISDTIIGLTIVAVGTSMPELVTSVMAALRKHADVAYGNIVGSSIFNVFFILGTTSIIEPIDIPPQIASFDIWVMLGATGLLVYFARSGATLQRWEGWIFLTSYAAYTGYLISIA, from the coding sequence ATGCGACCCAACGCTGTGGAGGGCTGTGGTGATCCGCAGAATTTGTTGCAGGCCGCAAATCTCACGCCACCCGGCATATTTGCCAAGTTCGGCGGCATACTCAGCTTGCAATCAATGGGCTGGTGTGCCCGCAACTGGGAGATAAAACGTATGGAAATTTGGGTGTCTGTTGGCCTGGGCCTAGTGTTGCTATTGGTGGGTGGCGAGTTGTTGGTACGCGGGGCCGTGGCGTCGGCTACGTCGCTGGGAGTATCGCCGCTACTGATTGGGTTGACGCTGGTGGGGTTTGGCACCTCGACACCCGAGCTGGTGACCAGTGTGACCGCAGCGCTGAACGGCTCGCCTGGCATCGCGGTGGGCAATGTGGTGGGCTCCAACATCGCTAACATTCTCTTTATCCTGGGACTCTCGGCGGTGATTTACCCAATGGCCGTCAACCCCAAGGGCTTCAGGCGCGATGCCATGATGCTGTCGGCCGCTGCTTTGGCCTGCTTGGGTGTGGTGCTGGCTGGGCGCATGGGCATGCTGGTGGGTGTGGCGTTTCTTGCCAGCTTGCTGGCGTATGTGGTGTTTGTTTATTTGCAGGAAAAGCGCGCCCCCGATGAGGCGGCGCTGGTCGCCGAGCACCGCGCTCAAGACGCACGCGGCGGGCCGCGCCAACTGGCGTTGTCACTGGCGATGGCGGTGGGTGGTATTGCGATCACGATTTTTGGCGCCCGCTTTCTTGTGGACGGCTCCATTGCAATGGCCAAAGGTTTGGGGATTTCGGACACCATCATCGGGCTGACGATTGTGGCGGTAGGCACTTCCATGCCCGAGTTGGTGACTTCGGTGATGGCGGCGCTGCGCAAACATGCCGATGTGGCCTACGGCAATATTGTGGGGTCGAGCATCTTTAATGTGTTCTTTATTCTGGGAACCACCTCCATCATCGAGCCGATTGACATTCCGCCCCAAATTGCCAGTTTTGACATTTGGGTGATGCTGGGTGCCACCGGTCTGCTGGTGTACTTTGCCCGCTCAGGTGCCACGTTGCAACGCTGGGAAGGCTGGATTTTTCTCACGTCATACGCAGCCTACACGGGCTACTTGATCTCGATTGCCTAG
- a CDS encoding GntR family transcriptional regulator, protein MRLQLEKIPTRSDFVETVYNVLVDAITDGSLAPGERITQEEIAEQLHVSRSPVLQALRMLKKDGLIEDAPGRGVQVAPLDPEWVDHLYEVRGALDVLAARLAAQAGVTIDPTLIEQGRLISKSGDLKRIIDADIAFHYAIYTASGNALIAESANRYWVHIRRVMGAVHRWTNHRSAIWDEHQAIAEAIGRGDAAHAVFLTEQHISSAKTNLVNQLRDKLARDLVAA, encoded by the coding sequence ATGCGTTTGCAACTTGAAAAAATTCCCACTCGTAGCGACTTTGTCGAGACAGTCTATAACGTGCTGGTCGATGCCATCACCGATGGTTCGCTGGCGCCGGGTGAACGTATCACACAGGAGGAGATTGCGGAGCAGTTGCATGTGTCTCGGTCTCCGGTATTGCAGGCGCTGCGTATGCTGAAGAAGGACGGCCTCATCGAGGACGCGCCTGGCCGAGGCGTTCAGGTCGCACCGCTGGACCCGGAGTGGGTGGACCATCTCTACGAAGTCCGAGGAGCGCTCGATGTACTTGCGGCGCGCTTGGCGGCACAGGCAGGCGTCACGATCGATCCAACATTGATCGAGCAGGGGCGTTTGATTTCGAAAAGTGGTGACCTTAAGCGCATCATCGACGCGGACATTGCTTTCCATTACGCCATTTACACCGCCTCGGGCAATGCTCTGATTGCGGAGAGTGCCAATCGTTACTGGGTGCATATTCGGCGCGTTATGGGTGCAGTACACCGCTGGACCAACCATCGTTCTGCCATTTGGGATGAGCACCAGGCCATTGCCGAAGCGATAGGCCGTGGCGACGCAGCCCACGCAGTGTTTCTGACAGAGCAGCACATCTCAAGCGCAAAAACGAATCTTGTGAACCAACTCAGGGACAAGTTGGCGCGAGATCTGGTAGCTGCCTGA
- a CDS encoding dienelactone hydrolase family protein — protein MNANDAQLIQIPVDDVHIEGLLTLPGQCCGLVLFAHGNDSSRHDPHNTTVTQALHAQGLGTLVLDLLTVAEMLDYHTRFDISLLTHRLLVTTGWVRLHAPTLHLPLGYFGAGTGAAAALQAAAALGEDINAVVSRGGRPDLAGHHELSKVAAPALLLVGSRDEEVLALNHEACAQLTCTKSLSIIAGASHLFDEPGALDAVAQQAAQWLAQHVPR, from the coding sequence ATGAACGCGAACGACGCGCAACTGATTCAAATTCCCGTGGACGATGTCCACATCGAAGGCTTGCTAACCCTGCCAGGCCAGTGCTGCGGCTTGGTGCTGTTTGCCCACGGCAATGACAGCAGCCGCCACGACCCCCACAACACGACCGTCACCCAAGCCCTGCACGCCCAAGGCTTGGGCACCTTGGTGCTTGACCTGCTCACCGTGGCCGAGATGCTGGACTACCACACCCGTTTTGACATCTCGCTGCTCACCCACCGCCTGTTGGTCACCACGGGTTGGGTCAGGCTACACGCCCCCACCCTGCATTTGCCCTTGGGCTACTTTGGCGCCGGCACGGGCGCAGCCGCTGCGTTGCAGGCCGCTGCGGCCTTGGGGGAGGACATCAACGCAGTCGTCTCTCGCGGTGGTCGCCCGGACCTTGCCGGCCACCACGAGTTGAGCAAGGTCGCCGCTCCCGCGCTGCTGCTGGTAGGCAGTCGCGACGAAGAAGTGCTCGCCCTCAACCACGAAGCCTGTGCGCAACTGACTTGCACCAAGTCATTGAGCATCATTGCCGGGGCCTCCCATTTGTTTGACGAACCCGGTGCACTGGACGCTGTGGCACAGCAGGCCGCCCAATGGTTGGCACAGCACGTGCCGCGCTAA